In a genomic window of Streptomyces noursei ATCC 11455:
- a CDS encoding IS481 family transposase, translating to MPHRNAPLTETGRLRLARCVVEDGWPLRRAAERFQVSPTTAQRWADRYREHGQAGMADHSSRPHRSPGRTPTRTERRIIKVRLLRRWGPARIAGLLHLVPSTVHRVLTRFGLARLSHLDRATGRAIRRYERERPGELVHVDIKKLGNIPDGGGHKALGRQAGRKTRSNAGYSYIHTAVDDHSRLAYSEIHTDERKETATAFWQRAQAFFTQAGITVERVLTDNGSCYRSHDWRDALAAAGITHKRTRPYRPQTNGKVERLNRTLLDEWAYARPYRSETERREAFPQWLHTYNHHRGHTALAGQPPASRVPNLTGQYT from the coding sequence ATGCCCCACCGTAATGCACCCCTGACCGAGACCGGACGCCTGCGCCTGGCCCGCTGTGTGGTCGAGGACGGCTGGCCCCTGCGCAGGGCAGCCGAACGTTTCCAGGTCTCCCCGACCACGGCCCAGCGATGGGCAGACCGCTACCGCGAGCACGGCCAGGCGGGCATGGCCGACCACTCCAGCCGCCCGCACCGCAGCCCGGGACGAACCCCGACCCGCACCGAACGGCGGATCATCAAGGTCCGCCTCCTGCGCCGGTGGGGCCCCGCCCGCATCGCAGGCCTGCTCCACCTGGTGCCGTCCACCGTGCACCGCGTCCTGACCCGCTTCGGTCTGGCCCGCCTGTCCCACCTCGACCGTGCCACCGGCCGCGCGATACGCCGCTACGAGCGTGAACGACCAGGAGAGTTGGTACACGTGGACATCAAGAAGCTCGGCAACATTCCCGACGGCGGCGGCCACAAGGCGCTCGGCCGGCAAGCAGGCCGCAAGACCCGCTCGAACGCCGGCTACAGCTACATCCACACCGCCGTCGACGACCACTCCCGCCTCGCCTACAGCGAGATCCACACCGACGAGCGCAAAGAGACCGCCACCGCCTTCTGGCAACGCGCCCAGGCGTTCTTCACCCAGGCAGGGATCACCGTCGAGCGGGTCCTGACCGACAACGGCTCCTGCTACCGCTCACACGACTGGCGGGACGCGCTGGCAGCGGCCGGGATCACCCACAAGCGCACCCGGCCCTACCGACCCCAGACCAACGGCAAAGTCGAACGCCTCAACCGCACCCTGCTCGACGAATGGGCCTACGCCCGCCCCTACCGCTCGGAAACCGAACGACGCGAAGCCTTCCCACAGTGGCTACACACCTACAATCACCACCGCGGACACACCGCACTCGCAGGCCAACCACCCGCCAGCCGCGTCCCCAACCTCACAGGGCAATACACCTAG